tagccgagagcaagaagaaacttctcggatcagtcctagccgagaaggagcctctcggatcagtcctagccgagagcaagaagaaacttctcggatcagtcctagccgagagtctcggatcagtcctagccgagaccaagaagaaaactcttggatcagtcctagccgagagcaagaagaaaggggggtcggatttaaccctcggtttttgcaggtttttcaggagttagccattccaagagacagggagaaaaccctaaggaaaaacaagaaagtaatggggggtaagatttaaccctcaggttttgcaggttagcaggttttcagaaggagacaaagatcgggtttccttagacatggaattcccattattcaagcaagcttcggataaaggaattggggggtaactgttggggataaatcccactcaaccagatccaaagaggagattcaaaagtcaaataggtccaaacagataagaataatgatcatatcagaagtctaagaggatatcagatcagaagtctaagaagatatcagatcagaagtctaagaagatatcagattggaagtctaagaagatatccaattagaagtctagtaaaggattgaagtccaattagaactcggacagcagttctagatcaacaaggagcaggagtcctaatccaggtttgactccacctctatgcctataaataggcccataccccaggtataaacggagactcagtttttatgcatagagtattatttttcttacataagctaatttaggcatcggagcgggacccccggaagggtccctaggttttgttgttttgcagagttatttagaagcgtgaagaacatcaaagaaacgtgcagattcacaccataccggaaactgtaccaacaaaaccgatctcgagtaagctcacgagtattTCAGCTCGTTGACACCCATTGTTACACGTTAGACCCCATCGTAAAATACCAacttataataataatcacAATTTAAAACCAAAACTCAAAGCAACCATATTGTGCCCGCCAAATGCCAATGCAAATACTTCATGGAAATTTATATTTACGATGACCCGTATTACAAAATTGGGATAAATTTCTTGGGAATCTCAATAAGAAAATCGGTTCCAAAGCAGAatagaaaacaacaaaagattTGGAATCAAAATAGGAATCAAATGGTGAACATCACTTCCAAGTCGTTTCCTACTCAGCCTCTTCCTGACgtactctttccttttcttctacCCACCAAGCTTCCTCAACTCCCTTTGCAAGAATCAAAGGTGGAGGCTGTTGGAATGGGCACTTGGACCTCCATGAGGTCTCAGGGAGCCCAAATCTTCTGACCCTTttgaagaaaagagagaaacccCACCTTAGGTGCCTTAGGTGAAGAGAAAGGAAAGTTGAGGGGTGCTTGGTACAGAGGATAGGAGGATATTCCCAATCGAGATAGCTGGGGATTTGGGTGGAGATGCAAAACTGAGAGTGGAGAGATGGCGTGGTTGTGGGGCTGGTTAGGATGTGGGTCAAGGCTTGAAGCCATTGCTCCCATGTTGTGTCTTCTTCCATTGATGTCTTTCTGGCCAACTGAAAGAGTAGAAGATAAGGCTGAGCCGCTTGTTGAGGGCTTGTTTGGCGAGGGCAATAAAATTTTTCCCTTCCCTTTTCACTTATCTAAAAgataatcaacttcaaaacattttaactttatatcacatcaataattttttattattatttaaataaaaaaaattcactacaaaacaaattttttttttttttttttcatacaaattctttttactttatatctaTCACTTTCAACTTTCACTACTAATTCTTCTTCCCTTACCAATCAAGGCCCAAGAAATAGTCAAGAATTGCAAAATTGCTGACAAAGGCGGAAGTTAATAATATTCTCAGTTATGCTCACCAAACATTTTATataatcttcttctttcccAACTTTTTCTCCCTTTTGCACAAGTCCAAAGAGCCTGAAAGAGGCGGGCAGTTGGACAGTTCGAATTCACGGTATAAATTATGAGATTTGactttgtgaaataaaatttgaaaaaattaaataaaatatgatttacttttaaaaaaaataaaatattattccaAATGTTATTCGAAACAAACACACCACTTAGATTGCTTAACATTCAAATTTTACTACTACATTGTGGTATGGTTGTTATggcattttcaattttctgaTCTGAAACCCAGAAAatagagcctttttttttttctttttttttttttttttcttttttttttttttcttttcttctggtGAGTACTTTTTCAGAGTTAGAAAGGGCTAGAGAAAATAGCTTGAGCAAAtgtctatcattttttttttttttattaccaaACCGAAAGCGTTACACTGACCCCGTAAATTGATAAATCATTTGTAAATAGCTTTGAGTTTGATGTTAAAATTGACGAAAAGTTGTAAACATCACCAACATGTGCAAAGTTTTACTTGAAATGTCCAAAATTACCCTTTTAAATTAGCaaaacaattatttaaaaaaaaaaaaaaaaaagttaataggAAACCGAACCAAACTCAAGGTTGAGGAGGCAGTTTGACCAACCCAAGAATCATCATTTGGGGTAGCTAAACCAGCTGAGGGAGTGATCCAATCACAATCctcaccacccccccccccccccccccctctctctagttttttttttttttttgcattttttatattaatattttttattatttgaaggTAAAATACAGGATATTTTagacattttaaataaaaaataattagcaTGTGTGGGTGACATTCGatattttccatccattttagCTTCAAATGTTTCGTATCTTGAGTCATTACACTTAAAAACAGTAAAAGTGAGTAGGCAATAGCATATGACTCTAACCATTCTTGCGAAGTGCTCCATACATGGGTTTATCAAGCTCAAAAAGAGCGAGGTTCATGGAATATCCTTGAGACTACTACACAATCAAAATCTAGAATTTCTACTGAAATTCTATGGCTGCTATACTTTATATCTAGTAGGACAAGTCTGCAGCCACAATCCAGTTCAAGACAGGTACAAAATTGATCCTGATTCCTAATCACAGTAGATACCAAGATTACTTTTGTCGGCAATCGTTGAAACAGAAATAAGATACTCTCCAAGATGGATGGTAAATCAGGGAATAACAACATTCCCCTTTTAAAGGAAAGGAGTTTTCCAACTACCTAAACTGTGATGAGAGCAAAACCCAGGCACCCATTAATGGGAAAGTGATTAGGGCAGAAgcctgaaaatttgaaatttgattaaTGTATGTAATGTTGCAAGGGAAAAGAGTGAGATATGAATGCATGTATTAGAAAAAGCTAAGAGAGGAAAACTTTCAAGATGGAGGCGGAAATAAATAACATACCAAAATGAAAACCAATTCACTGTGGGCAAGAGCTGCagtaaattcatttttttccatttcttgtTTGATGAGACCTTGCAACTGCAGAAGAAATTGTAAGTTCATAATTCATTaccacaactatatatatatatttatccaaACAATGAAAAAGGCAATAGGTCCACCTTATACAGAGGGCAACAATACCGGTTTTGCTGGCAACCAAAATATCCATATACATTTAACAACATATACTTCAAATATTTGTCTAAACAATTGGTACATTGTGATAGGGTGAAATACAAGATTAAAAATTTGTGAAATCTACAAGGCTTTGAAATTCCTGGAAAATGTCATGGCCTACAGGGCCTTATAATCTACATGCTGTGGATCCATTTAGAGAGCAAAATATTTCTGCAATTTTCCACACAGTATTGGTGCCAAGTCATTTGCCTCACACAGCTTTGCCTTCTagattgttattgaaaattcGAATTTAGACCCAAGTTGTTAAACAATCAAGATTACTAAGCAAATTATTAAATCGGTTACCACAGTTATCAAAACCAAAATccacaaaaacataaaatcaaacaacacaGATTTTGGTAACGAAATGGAAACCTTTTAAAGAACTCTTCAAAAATAAACCCACTCCAGGGGCCAACCAACTCTAAAGGTATCCCCTATAGAAGATTTATGTTACAAATTGTACTTAGAAAACTTTTATAATTTCGAAAATCCAATCTTGTAACCCTGGCAAACGACACGTTCACCTCCCATTGCATTAGCTCCAAAACTTCTAACCTTCTTCTATACGGACCACCTTCACGAACGAACCTCGTCCGTCCTTCACGAACGAACCTCGTCCGTTTTAACTCAGAACTCTAGTACCTATAAGCTTTTCTATAATTTGAATGAGGGGAATAAAACAAGGAAAATGTTTGATCTGTTTAGGGCCAAGAACAATGGAAAACCTGtccaaaacaactaaaatattGTCTCTTTAGGTCTATGAAAGTCGTGATATGTGTGAGGGCTTATATAGAGGAGGGAAAAAAATGCTAGTTTTAGGTTAAAGTTGGTCTAATTTAAAATTCTCAATGACTGGTCTCAGTCGACCGAGGCATAAGCAGAGTCGATCTAGCACTTTTGGTTTCAAGTTTTATTTTGCGACTTCAAGCCCTTGGTTGATGCTCGATCAACTGAGCCTCTCGGGCTTTAATACTGGACTTCACTGCATCACCTTAGTCGATCGAGCATCGATCGAGACTTCGACCTAGTGCCTCGGGTTTTTGTATGGAACATGTTGCACATGCTCAGTCGATCAAGATAGGCCGAGGGATTGACCAAGCTCTTCTCAACATCAACTTTCGATGCCTCTTCAAACGCATTTCGATCTCAACTCAACCCTAAACCTAATCTTACAACAAAACATGTTTTGACATTAAATTGTCAACACTAAAAACCTAATAGTTATCATTATTGGGAACAAAACATTAAGACCCAACTCCAAAGAGGACTAGATGAAGGGAGAATTAATTCaacataacaataaataaataaagaacaataataaaataaataaagctagGGGCCACTATGTGGTCATAGTATTTCCAAACGAGGCATGCCTAACACATCAGTCCAAGGAATCATTGAATGCAGCCAGCTGGATGAGATCCAATAGCACAGTATAAGGGTATGCAATATATGATATTTCAGAGCTTTATGACTAATCATTTATGAGGTTGGAAGAGACCATACAAGTCCAAAGTCCTACAGGAAAATGCCTTTCTTCAAACATTCACACCATGAACCCATGGTGTGAGAGCCCACAACATGAGAGAAAATGAAGGACAAACTTTGCAATCTTATGGCCACAGCTTCACAGAGCCATACTCCTAGCATCGATTTGGGTGAGACGTTATAAGTACTAAAGTTATGTAGTTTGTGCCTTCAGGGTTATGAAAACAATTCTACTTGACTACAATAAAAATTTTAGTATATTATGATAGCAAAGCAATAAATTGTGAAATAGTATGATACAAAAGCACATAAAGGCTTcatttgtttcgatgtaaaagcTTTTACCGAAAATGTTTTCCGAATTTTATAGTGTTTAGtgcaaacaaaaaatagtaatcagcataaatgatttttgaagttaAAGAAAATGAGACATTTAGGGCGTAAAATGACTTTCGCATCTCAAGAGGTGTAAGTCATTTTACGTCCCttatattttataagtaatagcaatttattaaaaagcacaaaaggcggaatccaagtacacatgaaatatacaaaagaaataCCTAGCTAGAAGAAGCAAAAAGATCAAGAAACACATGATAGCTAGAAATATTTAAATCAAAGGCAGTTGTCCAGAGATCAAGTGTCTTGAAGAAAAAATCCTTCAATTCCTCCACCATCCGTTTGCAGTCTTTAAAACTCATCATTTCTTTCCGCCCAAAaacaccacataaggcaagatGAAGCCCATCTGCCGCATTGCAGTATTTTGGAACCTACAAAATTGCCCTTTCTAGCAGGCGAAAAGGTCTACTACTCGACTAGATATAACCCAAGCCAACCCCAAAAAAGCACCCTTACTACGGGCCAAATTGAACAATTCCTTACAGGCTGCCTTGAGGGTCTAATCCCCCCAAACACATGTTATGCTAGAATCTAATTTTGGAGCCATCATCAACCGTAAATCTAGTATGACTAGAAAACTCCCCCCAGCCTCTCCTAATATTCTtctatagccctatcctatacGACCTATGAACCTCGTTTAAACAACATTGTCCCCATGAACTGCTGTATTTATAATACACTACCATCTTCCACAAGGCGCCTCTCTCATGAGCATACTGTCAAAGTCACTTCAACAGAAGAGCTCAATTGAACAAAAGTAAATTATGGACCCACAACCCTCCTTCAGAGATCAAAGAATACACTTTAGACCGTCTCATCAAGTGGAATTTGAACTCAtcacctatgccaccccacaaaaaatcacaaTGCAACTTCTCTATGTGATTGAAAACAACAATCGGGAGGGAaaaaagagacatgaagtaGGTAGGCAAATAAGATAAAGTACATTTAATCAAGGTAACTCTCCcacctttgacaaatacatcatCTTCCATCCAGCCAGACGACGCTCTATCTTTTCAATAATGTCATCCCAAATAGATTTCATCAGAAGGGAAGAGACCCTGCAACCCAAGATGCTAGCCAGAACTTCAACATTTGTGACATTACCAATGGGGACCAGCTCTAATTTAGCCAGATTAACCCTCAAACCTGATACTGCTTCAAAGCTAAGAACAAACACCGCAGGTTACAAAGATGATATGGATTTTTGCTTTAGTGAATGGGGGtctcttatcaagcttttcggtGGGGTCTAGGAATGTTGGTGCCCTACACGCaccgtagagagagagagagagtcatttagagagagagagcctagGGAAGACTGTCATTGCGGTGACATATTAACATTAACATGTTCatactttttcataaaaaatttattaaagcTCGTTTTTTTCTTAGAAGACGTTCATTCCAGAAATCCTTCACCTCTCGCATATATATACACAGATTATCACGCCActgaatttttcaatttttattgttctcttcatcaaaaaaatcaatttatccagctattaaattgatttttaagtttttattatattttattgtgaacaaaattattaattaggtgaggttatatgaaaatattaatgATTGTCAGCACataaaaacattagaaaatggTTTCCGAATCATTTTCGAAGTGTTAACCAAACACAAGAAAATCAacagtttttgttaaaaatgttttcagccgaaaatattttgtcaaaaaacattttacgtagAAACAAACGCAACCATTATGTAGAATAATATCACATTTCATTTTATGGATTGCTTCAAAGTCCTTATTATAAAACTGAAATTTCTTTCATGAACATCACATAGTAATAACAAGAAAGATACTTAGTACAGACCTGATGGTGATACTTTTTAGCTTCTATGAATACTCTTTTCAACTTATGCAGAGCTTGAGAGATGTAGGAACTCAAGGTAGGCCCTTTTCCAAATAAGTAAGGATCCAGCATCCCAAACAGCTTTTGAAAATGATTGCCAAATAGGTTGTTGCTGAActacaaaacacataaaaacttaattaagacCTAGCTAGATgtccggaaaaaaaaaaaagaaaaaaagaagaagaagaagcaaatatGAGAACCGCCTCCAGTTGTAGAGAGTATTTGATGCATTCACTGCTGATATTGAATAGGTATGTCTTTGAAGTTCCAGTAACATTTCACACAattttagaatttgaattcaTCAACCAAGAAAAAACTATCTGAAATACCGCATGTACACTATTACCTTCAAGAATGTGCATCTCGTAGAGCCTACTTGTCTTCGAGCCCTCATCTATTTACcacagagagaaagaaaggattACGGAAGTACCGTCAAACTTGTATATAGATTTAGGCTTTCCAAAAACTCATGAATTTATCATATAAAGAGCCCCTTTCAATGGAATATACTTTAGTAATTTGAAGAGCCTGCTCAAGCCGCTGAATTTGAATCCAATGCTCCGTGACGATGTCAGCCATCTAAAGCAAAGCACAGAACCCAAATGAAATTATTAGCCAAAAATATTCAGAAAGAACAAGCAAAAAGAGACCCAAGAAGTCTTCACAGACAGCATATTATCTATGATTCTTCAATAGGCCAATATAAGCTATAAACATAAAAGATACTTGGTTGAGGCATTGCATCTAACTATCTAAGTAATACCTATTTCAGAAGGACTCTTGAGAAGTAATATCAGATGCAGGGTTCGATATCTTTAGAGCACTAGGGAATCAAATTCACTACAGTTATCACTGATGTTGCTTTGATATAAACATCCTTTTAACACACAGTTTAACACCGCAATATAAACATCCCATACAATTAATAAGGAAATTCAGAATCTGTTAAGCTTCATACTGTATCATTGATTGCAACCACATGGCCCACATCAGCTcatgaaaaagaaatgatagCTAGCCAAAATGATGCGACTACAGAGTTGCTTcctgttttgaatttttaccATTTGATGCACTGTTAAGCACTAGAAACTTTTTTGGAAAAGACTAGTAAGGAAAATGCTTAAAATTCATTACTTGCTTTAATGAGCCCTTTGTCCTCAAGAAACTATCTTTTCTTCCTCAAAGCAGGCTACCCATTCATATAGTTTATAAGCACTAATCATATCTACTTAGTCCTCCAATCAAGACAAATAGGCAACGTGTCTAAAACACTACTAATGTTATCTCAGTTTCAAGTAACCACAGTTCTTCATTACAGATCAATGCCAAACCATTACCctctatttgataaaaaaatgtaagaaattttaaaaattagaaaggTATATTATACAATGGAAATAGAAACTTTAGGGcagaaaacattgaaaaatcaTATCTGCACTCAATACACACCAAAACTTCAATACAGATGGACCAAAAACATCAGTCAAGATACTCAAACGAGAATCCCCTAGTGATTCGTTTACCAAAacaagaatataaaataaatggacAAGTAGGACAGGAGTACTGACATTTTCAACTTGTGAGGTAACCCTTTCCAGCCTGTCCTCGGCATCCTGAGCTTTATATTCTAAGTTGTGAATATCAAAGTTGTTCTTTCTTGATGTGGCCCAAAGATGTCGTACCTAAGCATCCCCAAGTCAACTTCTCAAATCAGTTTTATTTCATATAAGCATCAACCTAATTCAGCTGCTTATCAACATCATCTTTCTTAAACAGAAGTAAAATCAAAATTGCTGCTTATCAACATCATCTTTCTTAAACAGAAGtaaaatcaaaattgaaaatgTAAATAAACATAATTAAACCTCGTCTTCTAGAGCACTAAGCCTTTCATCAGCCCGTGATGATTCACCCTGCGATTGAATTTCAATCCATGTAAATGGTAAGtttaatcatttgattaatattctaacactttaTAAGTGAGTAATTCATAAGATTGTTTTATAAGTACTTCATAAGTTAAGcctaacatgtgaaatatttattcAAACTCAATACCACTATCCTAataacatgttaaatcattcatttggtgattagttatcatgatcttcttgttctttttgctcatTCTAATTAAGTGGCTTCTCTTTATACTTCCTCTGTACCTTggatttttaatgatatttcaattacttaaaaaaaaaaaaaaaaaatcatatgttACTTCAAAAACTTGTGTTGATGGAAAATTGTGaacataattatttaattaatattctaatgatCCATAACAACATTTAAACATAAAAACGAAAATAGATTGAAAGCTTTCATTTATAGTTGTGAAGGAAAACGAACCTTTAGACCATCTAGAGTAGACTGCATATGGTGGATCTTACGTGACATGGACTCAATTGCCTCCTCACGCTCTTTGAGGTAAAGGCTTTTCTGATTTAGGTTTTTTGTGCTTTCTTCAAGAACTGATTCTGTAACATTATTCAAtttaaatctcaattttttttataaaaaaaaaatagaaaaaaagaaaaagttcagA
This DNA window, taken from Alnus glutinosa chromosome 5, dhAlnGlut1.1, whole genome shotgun sequence, encodes the following:
- the LOC133869699 gene encoding uncharacterized protein LOC133869699, translating into MAVHLIQFLCLISALFPSLFFALSETTCSAPLHNDRLICELYPLKHKISQLESVLEESTKNLNQKSLYLKEREEAIESMSRKIHHMQSTLDGLKGESSRADERLSALEDEVRHLWATSRKNNFDIHNLEYKAQDAEDRLERVTSQVENMADIVTEHWIQIQRLEQALQITKMRARRQVGSTRCTFLKFSNNLFGNHFQKLFGMLDPYLFGKGPTLSSYISQALHKLKRVFIEAKKYHHQLQGLIKQEMEKNEFTAALAHSELVFILASALITFPLMGAWVLLSSQFR